Genomic segment of Nostoc commune NIES-4072:
ACAGTCTCCGCCGTCATTTGACAGTGCGGTTCTATCACGCTGGGAAATTGCACTTTTGGATTAGCAAAAACTCATAAGCCCTCTTGAGTACGCTTCCACTACTGAAAACTTCCAACAGTGCTTTGCCAAATCCCAAACTTAGAGCATAACCGATTGACATTGCACGTTCATTCAATCGGCGATCGCCTAAAGATATGGTTGCAATTTTTTTTCCCACCAGTCCAGCATTGCTTGTTACCTTTAGCACCCAATTTTAATTAGGGCTTGCTGAAAAAGTCAGAAACCGGCAGGAGAAGGATTGATTAGTTACTCAATAAGGGTTAATCATAACTGTGTCCTATCTGCTTGCTATCAAATTATAAGTATCAATAATATTAGACCGTATACTAGGTCTAATATTGAAAAATGGACACAAAAAAGTACACAAAAGCTGTGACATTTGAGTAGAAAGATTCAGGACTAAAAAAGTAATAGCAATTGCAGTAACAGAAGTATGATTTAGTTTCGCCATCACTCTATCCAAGCCAAATCTTCTTTTAGCTTGTCCAAACTTACCCTCAATAGAATTACGAATTCCTTCGTCCT
This window contains:
- a CDS encoding IS4/Tn5 family transposase DNA-binding protein — its product is MLKVTSNAGLVGKKIATISLGDRRLNERAMSIGYALSLGFGKALLEVFSSGSVLKRAYEFLLIQKCNFPA